The following proteins are encoded in a genomic region of Candidatus Edwardsbacteria bacterium:
- a CDS encoding OmpA family protein produces MKRSITHVLGLFLALAGFSLSRAADPDLKGGMDHPLLTRMPGFHISDYKDTEFDSHKFIGQDKKAVVIEGHKYYIEYRLDKGLPESGELKIRRNIQEALKKIGGKVIFDDNFNRASTIVLKKDGRETWVGVSSFNNWYRLTIVEKQAMEQEMVANAEALGNGINTAGHVSVYGIYFDTGKSEIKPESDAAISEIAKLLQNNPTLKLYVVGHTDNVGSFDSNLKLSLDRAAAVVTALTGKHGIAAARLSPHGVASLSPVTSNDTEEGRARNRRVELVKQ; encoded by the coding sequence ATGAAAAGATCGATAACTCACGTCCTCGGCCTGTTCCTGGCGCTGGCGGGCTTCAGCCTTTCCCGGGCCGCCGATCCGGACCTGAAGGGCGGCATGGACCACCCCCTGCTGACCAGGATGCCCGGCTTCCATATCTCGGATTACAAGGACACAGAATTCGACAGCCATAAATTCATCGGCCAGGACAAGAAGGCGGTTGTCATCGAGGGTCACAAGTACTATATCGAATACCGCCTGGACAAGGGATTGCCGGAGTCCGGAGAGTTGAAGATCAGGAGGAACATCCAGGAGGCCCTGAAAAAGATAGGCGGAAAGGTGATCTTCGACGACAATTTCAACCGGGCCTCCACCATTGTGCTTAAGAAGGACGGCCGGGAGACGTGGGTCGGGGTTTCGTCATTCAATAACTGGTACCGACTGACCATCGTCGAAAAGCAGGCCATGGAGCAGGAGATGGTGGCCAATGCCGAGGCCCTGGGCAACGGCATCAATACCGCCGGCCATGTTTCGGTTTACGGCATATATTTTGACACCGGCAAGTCCGAGATAAAGCCCGAATCCGACGCCGCCATCTCGGAGATCGCCAAGCTTCTTCAGAACAACCCAACGCTTAAACTGTACGTGGTCGGCCACACCGACAACGTGGGCTCCTTTGACTCTAACCTCAAGCTGTCGCTGGACCGGGCCGCTGCCGTGGTAACGGCGCTGACCGGCAAACACGGAATAGCCGCGGCCCGCTTGAGCCCCCATGGGGTGGCCTCCCTTTCGCCGGTCACCTCCAATGACACGGAGGAGGGAAGGGCCAGGAACCGCCGGGTGGAATTGGTCAAGCAGTAG